A single genomic interval of Oligoflexus sp. harbors:
- a CDS encoding tRNA-dihydrouridine synthase family protein, with amino-acid sequence MSYEKFQSHWQNSRFAALGAAFPVTVAPMVGLSHVAFRHMVRHYTPEGLNPLLFTEMLSTRRLPFERIDRVDELRVMDQESHFVPQLLGNEESYIARSIEKLMPLEPWGFDINMGCPARQHLKHNWGVRLLGDPEYAASIVGMTRRYSSRPVSVKMRCGQDKADPDFLVRFTDGLEAAGADWLTIHARTQSQKHKGEADWSLVTDLIPRRGIPIVVNGDIQTADDALHLLQDVQVDGIMIGRAATARPWIIWQIAHRLGYTTPPAAFPGQTPPETPEEEGRAFLDAMVLYCELLDQYFDDDEKKLRRLRFHVINACKWLVFGHSYYSHCMKSKTLAEVKAMTLHSRDTYHFPMTRRINLL; translated from the coding sequence ATGTCTTACGAAAAATTCCAAAGTCATTGGCAAAATTCTCGATTCGCCGCCCTCGGTGCGGCCTTTCCTGTCACTGTGGCACCGATGGTGGGCCTCAGTCATGTGGCATTTCGTCACATGGTTCGCCATTACACGCCAGAAGGACTCAACCCACTTCTTTTTACCGAAATGCTTTCCACAAGGCGACTTCCTTTCGAACGAATCGACCGGGTTGATGAATTGCGCGTCATGGACCAGGAGTCGCATTTCGTTCCGCAGCTCCTGGGCAACGAGGAAAGTTACATAGCCCGCTCGATTGAAAAGCTGATGCCGCTTGAGCCTTGGGGTTTTGACATCAATATGGGCTGCCCGGCACGTCAGCACCTCAAACATAACTGGGGTGTTCGTCTATTGGGCGATCCTGAATATGCTGCCAGCATCGTGGGCATGACCAGACGTTATTCTTCGCGACCTGTCAGCGTAAAAATGCGCTGTGGCCAGGACAAGGCCGACCCGGATTTTCTGGTGCGCTTCACCGATGGGCTCGAAGCGGCCGGTGCCGACTGGTTGACCATTCACGCCCGAACCCAGTCGCAGAAACATAAGGGCGAGGCCGACTGGAGTCTGGTCACGGACCTGATTCCAAGGCGCGGCATTCCCATCGTTGTGAACGGCGATATTCAAACCGCCGATGATGCCCTGCATCTTCTTCAGGATGTTCAGGTCGATGGCATCATGATCGGTCGCGCCGCCACAGCCCGACCCTGGATCATCTGGCAGATCGCCCATCGTCTCGGCTACACCACGCCGCCGGCGGCCTTTCCCGGGCAAACGCCACCGGAAACTCCGGAAGAGGAAGGCCGGGCTTTTCTGGACGCGATGGTCCTTTACTGTGAACTGCTCGATCAGTACTTTGACGATGATGAGAAAAAATTACGGCGCCTGCGCTTTCATGTGATCAACGCCTGCAAGTGGCTGGTCTTCGGTCATTCCTATTATTCGCACTGCATGAAGTCCAAAACTTTGGCCGAAGTGAAGGCCATGACTCTGCACAGCCGCGACACCTATCACTTTCCGATGACCCGACGCATCAATCTACTTTAA
- a CDS encoding SMP-30/gluconolactonase/LRE family protein — translation MPGFRLVPIMMMVLVSGCRPTGFDAQAWLPPENPGLLKTLPPNQDLAQATAVGAGAWDAPEDIAVDGAGRVYAGTLQGRVQRLAEDGEAQVIAEFPGQVLGLDFDANGNLYVCVDRNGLWRLDPNGRKELVVNSHAGKKLGLLDDVKVGPDGLVYFTEASSKYTMRTYLRDILEGVETGRLLRYDPASKTTVVLLDGLGFANGLTVANDASYVLVAETSRYRIRKYWLSGPESGKNVVLLDNLPGFPDGLSRMVDGKIWVAFIAPRNALLDKLHPKPFMKNILAGMPAGLLPKDKPYGLIASMTETGQWLQSLHDPIGQVVPAISSVETQGEKLWLGSLEGKALYSITPKALLK, via the coding sequence ATGCCGGGTTTTCGCCTCGTTCCGATTATGATGATGGTCCTCGTGAGCGGCTGTCGGCCGACAGGTTTTGATGCCCAGGCCTGGCTTCCTCCTGAAAACCCAGGTCTCCTTAAAACATTGCCGCCCAATCAGGACCTTGCACAGGCCACGGCCGTTGGCGCTGGCGCCTGGGATGCACCCGAAGATATTGCAGTGGACGGCGCGGGGCGGGTTTATGCCGGCACTTTGCAAGGGCGTGTGCAGCGACTCGCGGAAGACGGCGAGGCCCAAGTCATCGCCGAGTTTCCCGGTCAGGTTTTGGGACTCGACTTCGATGCGAACGGGAACCTTTACGTTTGCGTCGATAGAAACGGGCTGTGGCGCCTCGATCCCAACGGTCGCAAAGAGCTTGTGGTCAATTCGCATGCGGGAAAAAAACTCGGGCTTTTGGATGATGTGAAGGTCGGGCCGGATGGTTTGGTTTATTTCACGGAAGCTTCAAGCAAATATACGATGCGAACCTATCTGCGGGACATTCTGGAAGGCGTGGAAACCGGGCGGCTTCTGCGTTACGACCCCGCAAGCAAAACGACGGTCGTGCTTTTGGATGGACTCGGTTTTGCCAATGGCTTAACCGTGGCGAACGATGCAAGCTATGTGCTGGTCGCGGAAACGTCACGCTATCGCATACGAAAGTATTGGTTAAGCGGTCCCGAATCCGGGAAGAACGTGGTGCTGCTGGATAATCTTCCCGGTTTTCCCGATGGCCTGAGCCGCATGGTGGATGGGAAGATCTGGGTCGCGTTCATTGCGCCGCGCAATGCTCTTTTGGACAAGCTGCATCCGAAACCCTTTATGAAAAATATCCTGGCCGGAATGCCTGCCGGGCTTTTGCCCAAGGACAAACCCTATGGCCTGATCGCATCGATGACGGAAACGGGGCAGTGGCTGCAGAGTCTTCACGATCCGATCGGGCAGGTCGTGCCCGCGATCAGCTCGGTGGAGACGCAGGGTGAAAAACTGTGGCTCGGAAGCCTGGAGGGCAAGGCGCTTTATAGCATCACGCCCAAGGCTCTTTTAAAGTAG
- a CDS encoding ABC transporter permease — protein MADRAGFSFIQWAAWRYLIARKGRHGLSFMTTFSIIGVMIGVAALIVVLSVMGGFEQDLKNKMLRGQPHLEVLAENAVAGFSLQKYPLSSFEKMFPEASGIAPFIQSDVVLKQGKHLSAVVLFGLDPEVGGDLWAFDSSMTEGKLADIATEHAPLITTDGDRSRWPGIVLGDSLAGQLGAEIGDEITVLSPQAASSSTIMSGGTITRSYVLVGTFHTGLFNYDSKWAVVSLSEGRKFMSDYDPSLDDEEYVIGVGINTKDPMHIDPLAERLKQVKGLSGKTWKQTNSALIFALQLEKYTMGSILMLIILVAAFSISGTMMMTVYHKKRQISLLRSLGMTQRDIGRLYLVQGFTIGTVGIILGLALGLGLCFLLKQLRFAELPVNLLSLRSLPVRFLPFDYMIICGAVWILSLLGAFYPAAIAARQNPSQGLRYS, from the coding sequence GTGGCAGATCGAGCCGGTTTCAGTTTCATTCAGTGGGCCGCCTGGCGTTACCTTATTGCTCGCAAAGGGCGGCACGGTCTATCTTTCATGACCACATTCTCGATCATAGGTGTGATGATCGGCGTTGCCGCATTGATCGTCGTGCTGTCGGTCATGGGTGGCTTCGAACAGGATCTTAAAAACAAAATGCTCCGCGGCCAACCTCATCTGGAGGTCCTGGCCGAAAACGCGGTCGCCGGTTTCAGTCTGCAGAAATATCCGCTCAGCTCCTTTGAAAAAATGTTTCCAGAAGCCAGTGGCATCGCGCCCTTCATTCAGTCCGATGTGGTGCTGAAGCAGGGCAAGCATCTGTCGGCCGTCGTCCTCTTCGGACTCGATCCCGAGGTGGGCGGGGACCTGTGGGCCTTCGACTCCTCGATGACCGAAGGCAAGCTCGCGGACATCGCGACCGAACATGCTCCTTTAATAACCACCGACGGGGATCGTTCGCGCTGGCCGGGCATCGTCCTGGGGGATAGCCTTGCAGGTCAACTCGGGGCCGAGATCGGTGATGAGATCACCGTGCTCAGTCCGCAGGCCGCTTCCTCGTCGACGATCATGAGCGGGGGGACCATTACGCGTTCCTATGTGCTGGTCGGGACCTTTCATACCGGGCTTTTCAATTATGATTCGAAATGGGCCGTCGTGTCCCTGAGCGAAGGCCGGAAATTCATGTCCGATTACGATCCCTCGCTGGATGATGAGGAGTATGTGATCGGGGTCGGCATCAATACGAAAGACCCCATGCACATCGATCCGCTCGCGGAACGCCTGAAGCAGGTCAAAGGCCTGAGCGGCAAGACGTGGAAGCAGACCAACTCGGCTCTCATCTTTGCCCTGCAGCTGGAAAAATATACGATGGGCTCGATCCTGATGCTCATCATCCTGGTTGCCGCGTTCTCGATCAGCGGCACGATGATGATGACCGTTTATCATAAAAAGCGGCAGATCAGCCTTCTGCGGTCCTTGGGGATGACCCAGCGCGATATCGGTCGGCTGTATCTGGTCCAGGGTTTCACCATCGGCACCGTCGGCATCATCCTCGGTCTGGCCTTGGGACTCGGCCTCTGTTTTCTGCTCAAGCAATTGCGCTTCGCTGAACTTCCCGTCAACCTCCTGTCCCTGCGCAGTCTGCCGGTTCGGTTTTTACCCTTCGATTATATGATTATTTGCGGTGCGGTCTGGATTCTGAGCCTTCTCGGCGCATTCTATCCAGCTGCGATCGCGGCGCGACAAAACCCTTCGCAGGGACTGAGGTATTCGTGA
- a CDS encoding response regulator — protein MYRVLIVDDDQELALVIQDKLKDLGETVTAAAGYEAINLLKLKTYDLVVSDYNMKDGDGASLAHYCVNHGIPVIVVSSFPENHIKPYLPEDVAFVNKFNAIRGRSLEELALQKIVKKPA, from the coding sequence ATGTACAGAGTGCTGATCGTCGATGATGACCAGGAACTGGCTCTTGTCATTCAGGACAAACTCAAAGACCTGGGTGAAACTGTGACTGCCGCTGCCGGCTATGAAGCTATCAATCTCTTGAAGCTCAAGACCTATGATCTTGTAGTCTCGGACTACAACATGAAAGACGGTGACGGCGCCTCCCTCGCCCACTACTGCGTGAATCACGGAATTCCTGTGATCGTCGTCTCGTCATTCCCGGAAAACCATATCAAACCCTATCTGCCGGAAGACGTCGCATTTGTTAATAAATTCAATGCGATACGTGGCCGCTCTCTGGAAGAGTTGGCCCTGCAGAAAATCGTGAAAAAACCTGCCTGA